One Acidimicrobiales bacterium genomic window, TAGGCCATCTCGTCTAGCAGGCTATCGACTATGGATTTCCCGGATGCGATGGCGACGCGCCACCGAGAGAATGGTGTCAACCAAAGGAGCCCCATGTCTGATGTAGCGACCCAGATTCCCCCTGGTTACCTAGCCGGTACGTGGGACATCGATCCCGTCCACTCGGAAGTGTCCTTTTCCGTCCGTCACATGATGGTGAGCAAGGTCCGCGGCCGCTTCGGGTCGTTCGA contains:
- a CDS encoding YceI family protein; this encodes MSDVATQIPPGYLAGTWDIDPVHSEVSFSVRHMMVSKVRGRFGSF